From Actinoplanes oblitus, a single genomic window includes:
- a CDS encoding alpha-ketoacid dehydrogenase subunit beta has protein sequence MAEKITLGKALNHGLRRALENDPKVVIMGEDVGKLGGVFRITDGLQKDFGEDRVIDTPLAEAGIVGTAVGLAIRGYRPVCEIQFDGFVFPAYNQIVAQVAKMFYRSKGKVRVPMVIRIPFGGGIGAVEHHSESPEAYFAHTPGLKVVTCSNPADAYTMIQQAIASDDPVVFFEPKRRYWEKGDVDLDAPLSGAYPLHAARVARPGSDATLLAYGPMVRVALDAAAAAAEDGRDLEVIDLRTLSPVDFPTIFESVKRTGRAVVVHEAPGNLGMGAELAAKITEECFYSLEAPVLRVTGYDIPYPAARSEEEYLPDLDRLLDAVDRSFGW, from the coding sequence ATGGCCGAGAAGATCACCCTGGGCAAGGCCCTCAACCACGGCCTGCGCCGCGCCCTGGAGAACGACCCGAAGGTCGTCATCATGGGCGAGGACGTCGGCAAGCTGGGCGGCGTCTTCCGGATCACCGACGGCCTGCAGAAGGACTTCGGCGAGGACCGGGTCATCGACACCCCGCTGGCCGAGGCCGGCATCGTCGGCACCGCGGTCGGCCTGGCCATCCGCGGGTACCGGCCGGTCTGCGAGATCCAGTTCGACGGGTTCGTCTTCCCGGCGTACAACCAGATCGTCGCCCAGGTGGCGAAGATGTTCTACCGCTCCAAGGGCAAGGTCCGGGTGCCGATGGTGATCCGGATCCCGTTCGGCGGCGGCATCGGCGCGGTCGAGCACCACTCCGAGTCGCCCGAGGCGTACTTCGCGCACACCCCCGGGCTCAAGGTCGTGACCTGCTCCAACCCGGCCGACGCGTACACGATGATCCAGCAGGCGATCGCGTCCGACGACCCGGTGGTGTTCTTCGAGCCGAAGCGCCGGTACTGGGAGAAGGGCGACGTCGACCTGGACGCGCCGCTGAGCGGCGCCTACCCGCTGCACGCGGCGCGGGTGGCCCGGCCCGGGTCCGATGCGACACTTCTGGCGTACGGCCCGATGGTGCGTGTCGCCCTGGATGCCGCGGCGGCTGCCGCCGAGGACGGGCGTGACCTGGAGGTCATCGACCTGCGCACGCTCTCCCCGGTCGACTTCCCGACGATCTTCGAGTCGGTGAAGCGGACCGGCCGCGCGGTCGTGGTGCACGAGGCACCGGGCAACCTGGGGATGGGCGCCGAGCTGGCCGCGAAGATCACCGAGGAGTGCTTCTACTCGCTGGAGGCACCGGTGCTCCGGGTCACCGGATACGACATCCCGTATCCGGCGGCGCGCTCCGAGGAGGAGTACCTGCCGGATCTGGACCGTCTGCTGGACGCCGTCGACCGCTCGTTCGGCTGGTGA
- the pdhA gene encoding pyruvate dehydrogenase (acetyl-transferring) E1 component subunit alpha: MAKGERKAGAVPPSGGGTDAPAGGFVQLLTPDGEHLGSVTTADGTTYSVDFTDEEYRGLYRDLVTVRRLDAEATALQRQGELGLWASLLGQEAAQVGSGRALRPQDMAFPTYREHGVLYCRGIDPIMPFGLFRGVDQGGWDANEHKFNSYTIVIGSQTLHATGYAMGVTMDGKTGSPDGEAVIAYFGDGATSQGEVNESFVWSGVFNAPIVFFCQNNQYAISEPLERQTRIPLYNRAAGYGFPGIRIDGNDVLASYAVTRAALDNARNGQGPTLIEAYTYRMGAHTSSDDPTRYRIASEVESWKAKDPIARVKAFLTKQKLAGDDFFAEVDEGAKQLALSLRERVLAMPDPQPVTMFDHVYPNGSPELDEQRQAFTEYHASFEGSGH, from the coding sequence ATGGCGAAAGGCGAACGCAAAGCCGGGGCGGTGCCCCCCTCGGGAGGCGGCACCGACGCGCCGGCAGGCGGCTTCGTCCAATTGCTCACGCCCGACGGCGAGCACCTGGGCAGCGTCACCACGGCGGACGGAACCACGTACTCGGTCGACTTCACCGACGAGGAGTACCGCGGGCTCTACCGCGACCTGGTGACGGTGCGCCGGCTCGATGCCGAGGCGACCGCCCTGCAGCGGCAGGGTGAGCTGGGGCTCTGGGCGAGCCTGCTGGGCCAGGAGGCGGCGCAGGTCGGTTCCGGCCGGGCGCTGCGCCCGCAGGACATGGCTTTCCCCACCTACCGCGAGCACGGCGTGCTGTACTGCCGCGGGATCGACCCGATCATGCCGTTCGGCCTGTTCCGCGGCGTCGATCAGGGCGGGTGGGACGCGAACGAGCACAAGTTCAACAGCTACACCATCGTGATCGGCTCGCAGACGCTGCACGCGACCGGCTACGCCATGGGTGTCACCATGGACGGCAAGACCGGCAGCCCGGACGGCGAGGCGGTGATCGCCTACTTCGGCGACGGCGCGACCAGCCAGGGCGAGGTCAACGAGTCGTTCGTCTGGTCCGGGGTGTTCAACGCCCCGATCGTCTTCTTCTGCCAGAACAACCAGTACGCGATCTCCGAACCGCTGGAGCGGCAGACCCGCATCCCGCTGTACAACCGCGCGGCCGGCTACGGCTTCCCGGGCATCCGGATCGACGGCAACGACGTGCTGGCCAGCTACGCGGTGACCCGCGCCGCGCTGGACAACGCGCGCAACGGCCAGGGTCCGACGCTGATCGAGGCGTACACGTACCGGATGGGCGCGCACACCAGCTCGGACGACCCGACCCGCTACCGGATCGCCTCCGAGGTCGAGTCGTGGAAGGCGAAGGACCCGATCGCCCGGGTCAAGGCCTTCCTGACCAAGCAGAAGCTGGCCGGCGACGACTTCTTCGCCGAGGTCGACGAGGGCGCCAAGCAACTCGCCCTGAGCCTGCGCGAGCGGGTGCTGGCGATGCCCGATCCGCAGCCGGTCACGATGTTCGACCACGTCTATCCCAACGGATCACCGGAACTCGACGAGCAACGCCAGGCGTTCACCGAGTACCACGCGTCGTTCGAGGGGAGTGGGCACTGA
- a CDS encoding GTPase has translation MSLVEKLRDAPSGGDPVDAEGLTRRLEALTRFLRLVDPYLPDGELVTAHTIVERASGRLTLSLDHTVVALAGSTGSGKSSLFNALARFKLSPVGVRRPTTGTAHAVVWGPLEPANRLLDWIGVLPRQRFVRESALDGDDEASLRGLVLLDLPDFDSVERAHQLEVDRLLGLVDQIVWVVDPQKYGDRILHRAYLSQFATHAGVTIVVLNQADRLSTADTDAVLTDLRRLLDEDGLTGAPVLATSAKQPGMLAELREALEITVAERRAALRRLAADLDAAGEELAEMMGPPAAEDEVDRTTIRQLTDALAASAGVPAVADAAGASYRHRAAAATGWPLVRGLRRLRPDPLRKLHLGEPVKTDAVSTDVVPRTSLPAADAAQKSAVGLSVRAVAARAAAPLPEVWAPALTTAARSKAADLPDALDRAIATTDLGTDRRPLWWRVTGILQWLLLAAALAGLVWLVAGYAMSALGLPDLGEPEVGTVPLPTVLLLGGLFAGLLLWLLLKPLVEAGGRRARRRAEQRLRASVTDVGRGYVVAPVREVLNAYAQAREALGVVRSE, from the coding sequence ATGAGTCTGGTGGAAAAGCTGCGGGATGCCCCGTCCGGGGGCGATCCGGTGGACGCCGAGGGACTGACCCGGCGGCTGGAGGCACTGACCCGTTTTCTCCGGCTGGTCGATCCGTACCTGCCGGACGGCGAGCTGGTCACCGCGCACACCATTGTGGAGCGCGCCAGCGGTCGGCTCACGCTGTCGCTGGACCACACCGTGGTGGCCCTGGCCGGCAGCACCGGCAGCGGCAAGTCCAGCCTGTTCAACGCTCTGGCCCGGTTCAAGCTGTCGCCGGTCGGGGTGCGCCGGCCGACCACCGGCACCGCGCACGCGGTGGTCTGGGGTCCGCTGGAGCCGGCCAACCGGCTGCTCGACTGGATCGGCGTGCTGCCCCGGCAGCGGTTCGTCCGGGAGAGCGCGCTGGACGGCGACGACGAGGCGTCGCTGCGCGGCCTGGTCCTGCTCGACCTGCCCGACTTCGACTCGGTGGAACGCGCGCACCAGTTGGAGGTGGACCGGCTGCTCGGGCTGGTCGACCAGATCGTCTGGGTGGTCGACCCGCAGAAGTACGGCGACCGGATCCTGCACCGCGCCTACCTCTCCCAGTTCGCCACCCACGCCGGCGTGACCATCGTGGTGCTGAACCAGGCCGACCGGCTCAGCACCGCGGACACCGACGCGGTCCTCACCGACCTGCGCCGGCTGCTCGACGAGGACGGGCTGACCGGCGCGCCGGTGCTGGCCACCTCGGCGAAACAGCCGGGCATGCTGGCCGAGCTGCGCGAGGCGCTGGAAATCACGGTCGCCGAGCGCCGGGCCGCACTGCGCCGGCTCGCCGCCGACCTGGACGCGGCCGGCGAGGAGCTGGCCGAGATGATGGGTCCGCCGGCCGCCGAGGACGAGGTGGACCGGACGACCATCCGGCAGCTGACCGACGCGCTCGCGGCCTCGGCTGGGGTGCCCGCGGTGGCCGACGCCGCCGGCGCCTCCTACCGGCACCGGGCCGCCGCGGCGACCGGCTGGCCGCTGGTCCGCGGGCTGCGCCGGCTCCGCCCCGATCCGCTGCGCAAGCTGCACCTGGGCGAGCCGGTCAAGACCGACGCGGTGTCGACCGACGTCGTGCCCCGGACCTCGCTGCCCGCCGCCGACGCGGCGCAGAAGTCGGCTGTCGGCCTGTCGGTCCGCGCGGTCGCCGCGCGAGCCGCCGCGCCGCTGCCGGAGGTGTGGGCGCCGGCCCTGACCACAGCGGCCCGGTCGAAAGCCGCCGATCTGCCGGACGCGCTGGACCGGGCGATCGCCACGACGGACCTGGGCACCGACCGCAGGCCGCTCTGGTGGCGGGTGACCGGGATCCTGCAGTGGCTGCTGCTCGCCGCCGCCCTGGCCGGCCTGGTCTGGCTGGTGGCGGGCTACGCGATGAGCGCGCTCGGGCTGCCCGATCTCGGCGAGCCGGAGGTGGGCACGGTGCCGCTGCCGACCGTGCTGCTGCTCGGCGGGCTGTTCGCCGGCCTGCTGCTCTGGTTGCTGCTCAAGCCGCTGGTCGAGGCGGGCGGGCGACGCGCCCGGCGACGCGCCGAACAGCGATTGCGCGCCTCGGTCACCGATGTCGGTCGGGGATACGTGGTGGCGCCGGTCCGGGAGGTGCTCAACGCGTACGCTCAAGCGCGCGAAGCGCTCGGTGTGGTGCGTTCGGAGTAG
- a CDS encoding dihydrolipoamide acetyltransferase family protein, with product MSRIKEFNLPDLGEGLTEGEILAWLVKVGDTIELNQPIVEVETAKAAVEIPAKWAGVVTKIFHEAGVTVEVGQPIISIDTDPGAGSLPEPSAESLAAVEIAPSEGAVEPGMIGSPAPAAPGVGRTPVLVGYGVREASAKRRPRVTAPSAAPVAAAPAVATAPAPTVPPAAPVRSGPVLAKPPVRKLARDLGVDLATIAGTGPLGSVTRDDVHKAAEGAAKPAAKAAAAPVAVFDASREQRIPVKGVRKLTAENMVASAFTAPHVTEFLTVDVTRTMKALDKLKARPEFAELRISPLLMVAKAVLLAVKRHPMVNSSWSAATNEIVVKEYVNLGIAAATERGLIVPNVKDAGRLSLVELAEALNTLVRTAKSGKTPPADMAHGTLSITNVGVFGVDTGTPILPPGESVILAFGAIRPTPWVHKGKIKVRQVTTLGLSFDHRIIDGELGSKFLRDIGVFLTDPEAAILAWT from the coding sequence ATGTCGCGGATCAAGGAGTTCAACCTGCCCGACCTGGGCGAGGGCCTGACCGAGGGCGAGATCCTCGCCTGGCTGGTCAAGGTCGGCGACACGATCGAGCTGAACCAGCCGATCGTCGAGGTGGAGACGGCGAAGGCGGCCGTCGAGATCCCGGCGAAATGGGCCGGCGTGGTCACCAAGATCTTCCACGAGGCCGGTGTCACGGTGGAGGTCGGCCAGCCGATCATCTCGATCGACACCGACCCGGGAGCCGGCTCGCTGCCGGAGCCGTCCGCCGAGTCGCTGGCCGCTGTCGAGATCGCGCCCAGCGAGGGAGCCGTGGAGCCCGGGATGATCGGCAGTCCGGCACCCGCGGCGCCCGGCGTCGGGCGTACGCCGGTGCTGGTCGGCTACGGCGTCCGGGAGGCGAGCGCGAAACGGCGTCCCCGGGTGACCGCCCCGTCAGCCGCCCCGGTGGCCGCCGCCCCTGCCGTTGCCACGGCTCCCGCACCGACCGTCCCCCCGGCGGCACCGGTCCGGAGTGGTCCGGTGCTGGCCAAGCCGCCGGTCCGGAAACTCGCCCGCGATCTGGGCGTCGACCTCGCGACGATCGCGGGGACCGGGCCGCTGGGGTCGGTGACGCGGGACGACGTACACAAAGCCGCCGAAGGCGCCGCGAAACCGGCGGCGAAGGCCGCTGCCGCACCCGTCGCGGTCTTCGACGCGTCCCGTGAGCAGCGCATCCCGGTCAAGGGCGTGCGGAAACTGACGGCCGAGAACATGGTGGCCTCGGCGTTCACCGCGCCGCACGTCACCGAGTTCCTCACCGTCGACGTCACCCGGACGATGAAGGCTCTGGACAAGCTGAAGGCCCGGCCGGAGTTCGCCGAGCTGCGGATCTCCCCGCTGCTGATGGTGGCGAAAGCGGTGCTGCTCGCGGTCAAGCGGCACCCGATGGTCAACTCGTCGTGGTCCGCCGCGACGAACGAGATCGTGGTCAAGGAGTACGTGAACCTCGGGATCGCCGCGGCGACCGAGCGCGGACTGATCGTGCCGAACGTCAAGGACGCCGGGCGGCTCAGCCTGGTGGAGCTGGCCGAGGCGCTGAACACGCTGGTCCGGACGGCGAAATCGGGCAAGACGCCGCCGGCCGACATGGCGCACGGCACACTCTCGATCACCAACGTGGGCGTCTTCGGCGTCGACACCGGTACCCCGATCCTGCCGCCGGGCGAGTCGGTGATCCTCGCGTTCGGTGCGATCCGGCCCACCCCGTGGGTGCACAAGGGCAAGATCAAGGTGCGCCAGGTCACCACCCTCGGGCTCTCCTTCGACCACCGGATCATCGATGGCGAGCTGGGCTCGAAGTTCCTCCGGGACATCGGCGTCTTCCTCACCGACCCGGAAGCAGCGATCCTGGCCTGGACCTGA